The following proteins are encoded in a genomic region of Enterocloster clostridioformis:
- the gltX gene encoding glutamate--tRNA ligase, which produces MSRVRTRYAPSPTGRMHVGNLRTALYAYLIAKHEGGDFLLRIEDTDQERFVEGAVEIIYQTLKDTGLIHDEGPDKDGGCGPYVQSERQASGIYLEYAKKLVEKGEAYYCFCTPERLAALKTTVNGEEIMAYDKHCLHLTKEEVEANLAAGMPYVIRQNNPTTGTTTFRDEIYGDITVDNSELDDMVLIKSDGYPTYNFANVVDDHLMGITHVVRGNEYLSSSPKYNRLYAAFGWDVPVYVHCPLITDESHHKLSKRSGHSSFEDLLEQGFISQAVVNYVALLGWSPENNREIFTLEEMVKEFDYHRMSKSPAVFDMTKLKWMNGEYMKAMDFDTFYEMAEPYLKAAVSRDLDLKKIASMVKTRIEVFPDIADHVDFFETLPEYDTAMYTHKKMKTNPETSLKVLKDVLPLLEAQEDFTNDALYGVLSKYVEDTGVKTGFVMWPIRTAVSGKQMTPAGATEIMEVLGKEESLARIRKGIQMLEA; this is translated from the coding sequence ATGAGCAGAGTAAGGACAAGGTATGCACCCAGCCCCACGGGCAGGATGCATGTGGGAAATTTAAGGACGGCATTGTATGCCTATCTCATAGCAAAGCATGAGGGAGGGGATTTCCTTCTCCGTATTGAAGATACAGACCAGGAACGTTTCGTGGAAGGGGCAGTGGAAATCATATACCAGACCCTGAAGGATACAGGCCTGATCCATGACGAGGGTCCTGACAAGGACGGAGGATGCGGCCCGTATGTCCAGAGCGAGCGCCAGGCATCCGGTATTTACCTGGAGTACGCAAAGAAGCTGGTGGAAAAAGGAGAGGCTTACTACTGCTTCTGTACTCCGGAGCGTCTGGCCGCCCTTAAGACCACTGTAAATGGAGAGGAAATCATGGCATATGATAAGCACTGCCTCCATTTAACCAAAGAAGAGGTGGAAGCCAACCTGGCAGCAGGCATGCCCTATGTCATCCGCCAGAACAATCCTACCACGGGAACCACCACATTCCGGGACGAGATTTACGGGGATATCACAGTGGACAACTCCGAGCTGGATGACATGGTCCTTATCAAGTCAGACGGATATCCCACCTATAATTTCGCCAACGTGGTGGACGACCATCTGATGGGTATTACCCATGTGGTAAGGGGAAATGAATATCTGTCCTCGTCACCCAAGTACAACAGGCTCTATGCCGCCTTTGGGTGGGATGTGCCGGTCTATGTGCACTGCCCGCTGATTACGGATGAGAGCCACCATAAACTGAGCAAGAGAAGCGGACACTCCTCCTTTGAGGACCTTTTGGAGCAGGGCTTCATCTCTCAGGCCGTGGTGAACTACGTGGCCCTATTGGGCTGGTCACCGGAGAACAACCGGGAGATATTCACTCTGGAGGAGATGGTAAAGGAATTTGATTACCACCGCATGAGCAAATCCCCTGCCGTGTTCGATATGACAAAGCTTAAGTGGATGAACGGCGAATACATGAAGGCTATGGATTTTGATACCTTCTATGAGATGGCTGAGCCGTATCTGAAGGCGGCTGTCAGCAGGGATTTGGATCTTAAGAAGATAGCGTCCATGGTCAAAACAAGGATTGAAGTGTTCCCTGACATTGCGGACCATGTGGATTTCTTCGAGACCCTTCCGGAATACGATACGGCCATGTATACCCACAAGAAGATGAAGACAAACCCGGAGACCTCTCTTAAGGTTTTAAAGGATGTGCTGCCTCTTCTGGAAGCACAGGAGGATTTCACCAACGATGCCCTTTACGGTGTCCTCTCAAAATATGTGGAGGACACGGGGGTCAAAACCGGCTTTGTGATGTGGCCCATCCGTACCGCCGTGTCCGGCAAGCAGATGACGCCGGCCGGAGCCACAGAAATCATGGAAGTCCTGGGCAAGGAGGAGTCCCTGGCCAGAATCCGCAAAGGGATACAGATGCTTGAGGCATAG
- a CDS encoding polyribonucleotide nucleotidyltransferase, with the protein MFKSFSMDLAGRKLTVEVGRVAAQASGAAFMHYGDTVVLSTATASSKPREGIDFFPLSVEYEEKLYSVGKIPGGFNKREGKASENAVLTCRVIDRPMRPLFPKDYRNDVTLDNIVMCVDPDCSPELTAMLGSAIATSISDIPFAGPCATTQVGLIDGQFIINPTADQKQVSDMALTVASTREKVIMIEAGANEVPEQIMIDAIFKAHEVNQEIIRFIDTIVAECGKEKHSYESCAVPEELFAAIREIVTPQEMEEAVFTDDKQTREKNIAEITAKLEEAFAGNEEWLAVLGEAVYQYQKKTVRKMILKDHKRPDGRAITEIRHLAAEVDLLPRVHGSGMFTRGQTQILNVCTLAPLSEAQKLDGLDENETSKRYMHHYNFPSFSVGETKPSRGPGRREIGHGALAERALIPVLPSAEEFPYAIRTVSETMESNGSTSQASICASTLSLMAAGVPIKEMVAGISCGLVTGDTDDDYLVLTDIQGLEDFFGDMDFKVGGTKNGITAIQMDIKIHGLTRPIIEEAIARTREARMYILDNVMRPVISEPRKHLSPYAPKIKQITIDPQKIGDVVGKQGKVINKIIEETGVKIDITDDGSVNVCGTDEAMIDRAIQIITGIVTDIEAGMVFNGKVVRIMNFGAFVELAPNKDGMIHISKLSDKRVGKVEDVVNIGDEVTVKVTEVDKMGRINLTMRPSDLAENKTAARTEEK; encoded by the coding sequence ATGTTTAAAAGTTTTAGTATGGATTTGGCAGGACGCAAACTGACCGTTGAGGTTGGCCGTGTGGCTGCCCAGGCAAGCGGTGCGGCCTTCATGCACTATGGCGATACGGTGGTGCTTTCCACGGCAACCGCGTCGTCCAAGCCAAGGGAGGGCATTGATTTCTTCCCTCTCAGCGTGGAATATGAGGAAAAATTATACTCAGTAGGAAAGATTCCGGGCGGTTTCAATAAGAGAGAGGGCAAGGCTTCTGAAAATGCTGTCCTGACCTGCCGCGTTATCGACCGTCCCATGCGTCCGCTGTTCCCCAAGGATTACCGCAACGACGTGACCCTGGACAACATCGTAATGTGCGTGGATCCTGACTGCAGCCCTGAGCTGACAGCCATGCTGGGTTCTGCTATTGCCACCAGCATTTCCGATATCCCGTTTGCTGGTCCCTGTGCTACCACGCAGGTAGGTCTGATTGACGGCCAGTTCATCATCAACCCCACTGCTGACCAGAAGCAGGTGTCTGATATGGCTCTGACCGTGGCTTCCACCAGGGAAAAGGTTATCATGATTGAGGCCGGCGCCAACGAGGTTCCGGAGCAGATTATGATTGACGCCATCTTTAAGGCTCATGAAGTGAACCAGGAAATTATCAGGTTCATCGACACCATCGTGGCTGAGTGCGGCAAGGAAAAGCACTCTTATGAGAGCTGCGCGGTGCCGGAAGAGCTGTTTGCAGCCATCAGGGAAATCGTGACCCCACAGGAAATGGAAGAGGCCGTGTTTACCGATGACAAGCAGACCCGCGAGAAGAATATAGCGGAAATCACAGCAAAGCTGGAAGAGGCATTTGCCGGAAACGAAGAATGGCTTGCCGTTCTGGGCGAGGCTGTTTACCAGTATCAGAAGAAGACGGTCCGCAAGATGATTTTAAAAGATCACAAGCGTCCTGACGGCCGCGCTATCACGGAAATCCGTCACCTGGCCGCGGAAGTTGACCTTCTTCCCAGAGTTCACGGCTCAGGCATGTTTACCCGCGGCCAGACACAGATTCTCAACGTCTGCACCCTGGCTCCTCTGTCCGAGGCCCAGAAATTAGACGGCCTGGATGAAAATGAGACCAGCAAGCGTTATATGCACCACTATAACTTCCCGTCCTTCTCTGTAGGCGAGACAAAGCCAAGCAGAGGACCGGGCCGCCGCGAGATAGGCCATGGGGCCCTGGCGGAGAGGGCGTTGATTCCGGTCCTTCCAAGTGCGGAGGAATTCCCATATGCAATCCGTACCGTATCTGAGACCATGGAGTCCAATGGTTCCACCTCTCAGGCAAGTATCTGTGCGTCCACCCTTTCGCTGATGGCTGCCGGTGTGCCTATTAAGGAGATGGTAGCCGGTATTTCCTGCGGTCTTGTGACCGGTGATACGGATGACGATTATCTGGTGCTTACCGACATTCAGGGCCTGGAAGATTTTTTTGGCGATATGGACTTTAAGGTGGGCGGAACCAAGAATGGTATTACTGCCATTCAGATGGATATTAAGATTCACGGACTGACACGGCCGATTATTGAGGAAGCCATTGCCAGGACAAGGGAAGCCAGAATGTATATTCTGGACAATGTAATGAGACCTGTTATCTCAGAGCCGAGAAAGCACTTAAGCCCATATGCTCCGAAGATTAAGCAGATTACCATTGATCCGCAGAAGATTGGCGACGTGGTAGGTAAGCAGGGCAAGGTCATCAACAAGATTATTGAGGAGACCGGCGTTAAGATAGACATTACGGACGACGGTTCTGTGAATGTATGCGGCACGGACGAGGCCATGATTGACAGGGCTATCCAGATTATTACCGGAATCGTCACGGATATTGAGGCGGGCATGGTGTTTAACGGCAAGGTAGTGCGTATCATGAACTTTGGCGCATTTGTGGAGCTGGCCCCCAATAAGGATGGTATGATTCATATTTCCAAGCTGTCTGATAAGCGCGTTGGCAAGGTGGAGGATGTTGTGAACATCGGAGATGAGGTTACTGTAAAGGTAACTGAGGTCGATAAGATGGGCAGAATCAACCTGACCATGAGACCGAGCGACTTGGCAGAGAATAAGACCGCTGCCAGGACAGAGGAAAAATAA
- the rpsO gene encoding 30S ribosomal protein S15, whose amino-acid sequence MISKEKKAQIIAEYGRKPGDTGSPEVQIAILTERITELTEHLKQNPKDHHSRRGLLMMVGQRRGLLDYLKKTDLEGYRALIEKLGIRK is encoded by the coding sequence ATGATTTCAAAGGAAAAGAAAGCACAGATTATCGCAGAGTATGGCCGTAAGCCAGGGGACACAGGTTCACCTGAGGTTCAGATTGCCATTCTGACAGAGAGAATCACAGAACTGACCGAACATCTGAAGCAGAATCCAAAGGATCATCACTCCAGAAGAGGTCTTCTGATGATGGTTGGACAGAGAAGAGGTCTTCTTGATTACTTAAAGAAGACAGACCTGGAAGGATATCGTGCATTAATCGAGAAGCTTGGTATCAGAAAGTAA
- a CDS encoding bifunctional riboflavin kinase/FAD synthetase, whose product MRYIADTTEFQIEEPTIVTLGKFDGRHRGHQKLLRTMMELKAGTGYPTAIFTFGTAPGTAVTGQPQTVITTNLERRANMEKVGIDYLVEYPFTDETRHMEPETFVRDILAGRMHAREIVVGPDCSFGYKGAGSAALLLAMAHDLGYRLHVIEKEKDHRRDISSTYIREELEKGNVEKANQLLGQPYAIHGEVVHGNHIGGSLLGFPTANILPPPIKRLPRYGVYVSRVLVDGVYYKGVTNIGKKPTVGGEYPAGVETYIFGLEGDIYGKNIEVQILAFDRPEQKFTSLEELKERIEKDKEFANAYYEKHPEILVEK is encoded by the coding sequence ATGAGGTATATAGCAGACACCACAGAATTTCAGATAGAGGAGCCCACCATCGTGACTTTGGGCAAGTTTGACGGCAGGCACAGAGGCCATCAGAAGCTGTTAAGGACCATGATGGAGCTGAAGGCAGGGACAGGGTATCCCACTGCCATCTTCACCTTTGGCACGGCTCCGGGAACAGCAGTCACGGGTCAGCCCCAGACCGTTATCACCACCAATTTGGAGCGCCGCGCCAACATGGAGAAGGTGGGAATCGATTATCTGGTGGAATACCCATTTACCGATGAAACCCGCCATATGGAGCCGGAAACCTTTGTCAGGGATATTCTGGCAGGCCGTATGCATGCCAGGGAAATCGTGGTAGGCCCGGACTGCAGCTTTGGCTACAAGGGGGCAGGCAGCGCAGCACTGCTTCTGGCCATGGCCCATGACCTGGGATACCGTCTCCATGTCATAGAAAAGGAAAAGGACCACAGGCGCGACATCAGCAGCACCTATATCCGAGAAGAACTGGAAAAAGGCAATGTGGAAAAAGCCAACCAGCTGCTGGGCCAGCCCTACGCCATCCACGGGGAAGTGGTGCACGGCAACCACATCGGAGGCAGTCTGTTAGGTTTTCCCACAGCCAATATACTTCCGCCTCCCATCAAGCGCCTGCCCAGATACGGCGTTTATGTATCCCGCGTGCTGGTGGACGGCGTCTACTATAAAGGCGTTACCAACATTGGAAAGAAACCCACGGTGGGAGGAGAATACCCGGCAGGGGTGGAGACCTACATCTTCGGCCTGGAAGGCGACATCTACGGCAAAAACATAGAAGTCCAGATCCTGGCCTTCGACCGCCCGGAACAAAAGTTCACATCCCTTGAGGAACTGAAGGAGCGGATTGAAAAGGATAAAGAGTTTGCGAATGCATATTATGAAAAACATCCGGAGATTCTTGTGGAGAAATAA
- the truB gene encoding tRNA pseudouridine(55) synthase TruB — MYHGIINVYKEPGYTSHDVVARLRGILKQKKIGHTGTLDPAAEGVLPVCLGTGTRLCDMLTDRSKTYQAVMLLGCETDTQDTTGTILAENREGALSLTGEQVRDAVMGFRGNYAQIPPMYSALKVDGKKLYELARAGKEVERQPRPVQILDIKVNGIDLPRVWMEVTCSKGTYIRTLCHDIGRLLGCGGCMDHLTRTRVDRFSIEDSLTLDQLEQLRDQGELESCILPVEEALQSLRPLRCLPEADSLLHNGNPCFARQLDWSRSDEREAGAEDGQMFRMYDSNHRFTGVYQYQKDRHWWKPWKMFPM, encoded by the coding sequence ATGTATCACGGAATCATAAATGTATACAAAGAGCCGGGCTATACTTCCCACGATGTGGTAGCCCGGCTTCGAGGGATTTTAAAACAGAAAAAAATAGGCCATACAGGAACCCTGGACCCAGCGGCTGAAGGAGTCCTTCCTGTTTGTCTGGGGACGGGCACCAGGCTGTGCGACATGCTGACGGACCGGTCCAAGACATACCAGGCCGTTATGCTGCTGGGCTGTGAGACAGACACCCAGGACACCACAGGAACCATTCTGGCAGAAAACAGGGAAGGGGCACTGTCCCTTACCGGGGAACAGGTAAGGGACGCTGTCATGGGATTTAGGGGTAATTACGCCCAGATACCTCCCATGTACTCCGCCCTTAAGGTGGACGGAAAGAAGCTGTACGAGCTGGCAAGGGCGGGAAAGGAAGTGGAACGCCAGCCAAGGCCGGTGCAGATTCTGGACATAAAGGTAAACGGGATAGATCTGCCCAGGGTTTGGATGGAGGTCACCTGTTCCAAGGGAACATACATACGTACCCTGTGCCATGATATCGGAAGGCTTTTGGGATGCGGCGGCTGTATGGATCACCTTACACGTACCAGGGTGGACCGCTTCAGCATTGAGGACAGCCTGACACTGGACCAGCTGGAACAGCTCCGTGACCAGGGAGAACTGGAGAGCTGCATCCTCCCGGTGGAGGAGGCCCTGCAGTCCCTCCGGCCTCTTAGATGCCTGCCGGAAGCAGACTCCCTCTTACACAATGGCAATCCCTGCTTTGCAAGGCAGCTAGACTGGAGCCGGTCAGATGAGCGGGAGGCCGGGGCTGAGGACGGACAGATGTTCCGCATGTATGACAGCAATCACAGATTTACGGGGGTCTACCAGTACCAGAAGGACAGGCACTGGTGGAAGCCCTGGAAGATGTTCCCCATGTAG
- a CDS encoding DHH family phosphoesterase, with protein sequence MTILEQMLEGTKSVAILGHVRPDGDCLGSALGLYNYLRLNHPDIRAAVYLEESSPKFNYLKGYDKIRHQVDDAYYELCVCLDSGDIQRLGDFKHYLDQADKSLCLDHHVTNTRYGGTNVVPDEASSTCEVLFEQLDEEKIDRHTAECLYTGIIHDTGVFKFSCTSAHTMEIAGKLMEKGIDFGAIIDNSFYRKTYIQNQILGRALLESITFFDGRCIFSAIRQSEMEFYGVDGKDMDGIIDQLRLTEGVEVAIFIYETGAQEFKVSMRSRYLVDVSRIAAFFGGGGHVRAAGCTMSGSIHDVINNLSVHIAGQLDAVPDGQK encoded by the coding sequence ATGACGATTCTTGAACAGATGTTAGAGGGCACCAAGTCCGTCGCCATCCTGGGCCATGTACGCCCGGACGGCGACTGCCTGGGCTCCGCACTGGGACTTTATAACTATCTCCGGCTGAATCATCCGGATATACGGGCAGCCGTGTATCTGGAGGAGTCATCTCCTAAATTTAATTATCTGAAGGGATATGACAAAATCCGCCACCAGGTTGACGATGCGTACTATGAGCTCTGTGTCTGCCTGGACAGCGGCGATATCCAGCGTCTGGGTGATTTTAAACATTACCTGGACCAGGCGGACAAAAGCCTGTGCCTGGACCATCATGTGACCAATACCCGTTACGGCGGCACCAACGTGGTTCCGGATGAGGCCAGTTCTACCTGCGAGGTCCTTTTTGAACAGCTGGATGAAGAAAAAATCGACCGTCACACGGCGGAGTGCCTGTACACCGGCATCATACATGATACAGGCGTGTTTAAATTTTCCTGTACATCAGCCCACACCATGGAGATAGCGGGAAAGCTGATGGAAAAGGGAATTGACTTCGGAGCCATCATAGACAACAGCTTTTACAGAAAAACATACATCCAGAACCAGATTCTGGGCAGGGCCCTCCTGGAGAGCATAACCTTTTTTGACGGGCGGTGCATCTTCAGCGCCATCCGCCAGAGCGAGATGGAGTTTTACGGGGTTGACGGCAAGGACATGGACGGGATTATCGACCAGCTGCGCCTCACGGAAGGTGTGGAGGTGGCTATCTTCATCTATGAGACAGGCGCCCAGGAATTCAAGGTCAGCATGCGTTCCCGGTATCTGGTGGACGTAAGCAGGATTGCGGCGTTCTTTGGAGGCGGAGGCCATGTAAGGGCTGCCGGATGTACCATGAGCGGCAGCATACACGACGTTATCAACAATCTGTCCGTACACATTGCCGGGCAGTTAGATGCTGTCCCGGACGGCCAGAAGTAA
- the rbfA gene encoding 30S ribosome-binding factor RbfA: MRKNSIKNTRINMEVQRELSEIIRGGIKDPRIHPMTSVVSVEVTPDLKFCKAYISVLGDEEAGKSTIQGLKSAEGYVRRELARRVNLRNTPELKFILDQSIEYGVNMSRLIDEVTKDLHQEETQDEEGAKEEF, from the coding sequence ATGCGTAAGAACAGCATAAAGAATACAAGAATCAACATGGAGGTTCAGCGGGAACTCAGTGAAATCATCCGCGGGGGAATCAAGGATCCGAGGATTCATCCCATGACCAGCGTGGTTTCCGTTGAGGTCACACCAGACCTTAAGTTCTGCAAGGCGTATATCAGCGTTCTTGGGGACGAGGAGGCGGGGAAATCTACCATCCAGGGACTAAAGAGCGCAGAAGGGTATGTGCGCAGGGAGCTTGCAAGAAGAGTGAACCTGCGCAACACGCCGGAGCTTAAGTTCATATTGGACCAGTCCATTGAATATGGTGTTAACATGTCCAGACTCATCGATGAAGTGACAAAAGACCTTCATCAGGAAGAAACACAGGATGAAGAAGGAGCAAAGGAGGAGTTTTAA
- the infB gene encoding translation initiation factor IF-2, with translation MRVSELANELGKTSKEILEIIKTKDKSAVLYAASNVTKDQENIVRSFANPKRDAKPAAPEHRTEAPKTEASRTEAPRTEAPKTEAPKAEAARNQDGGSRGEPAKKKLTAVFRPQNAQQQIKRPVPPKPQGGKQGHTAPAPAAAPQAVHPAPQAALAESAKPQVQAQSADTVSERTAAPQPTQAPQAGVQAGAPGTAQDSRDTARSQGGYQGSRDNNRSQGGYQGSRDNNRGQGGYQGGQGGYQGSRDNNRSQGGCQGSRDNNRGQGGYQGGQGGCQGSRDNNRSQGGYQGGQGGYQGSRDNNRSQGGYQGGQGGYQGSRDNNRPQGGGYQGSRSQGGYQGGQGGYQGSRDNNRPQGGGYQGSRSQGSYQGGQGGYQGSRDNNRPQGGGYQGSRSQGSYQGGQGGYQGSRDSNRPGGGYQGNRDGARPQGGYGNRSQGGYGARTQGGYQGRPGDDKDARDNRGRTDSRRPAGARDGKSSFDTPIQTKPSSNRQNKNAHKNARFDKRDRLEDGKKKVPKTGKGAFIMPQPKKEESKADEVKTITLPDVLTIKELAEKMKLQPSVIVKKLFLKGQVVTLNQEIDYEQAEEIAMEFDVLCEKEVKVDVIAELLKEDEESTEDMVPRSPVVCVMGHVDHGKTSLLDAIRETNVTAREAGGITQHIGASVIEINDRKITFLDTPGHEAFTAMRMRGAQSTDIAILVVAADDGVMPQTVEAINHAKAANVEIIVAINKIDKPSANVDKVKQELAEYELIPEDWGGSTIFVPVSAHTKEGIKDLLEMVLLTADVLELKANPNRKGRGLVIEAELDKGKGPVATVLVQKGTLRVGETIAAGACFGKIRAMMDDRGRRVKEAGPSTPVEILGLNDVPNAGEVFVATENEKEARNFAETFISEGKSKLIEDTKAKLSLDDLFSQIQAGNVKELPIIVKADVQGSVEAVKQSLTKLSNEEVMVKVIHGGVGAINESDVSLASASNAIIIGFNIRPDATAKSIAEREKVDIRLYKVIYQAIEDVEAAMKGMLDPVFEEKIIGHAVIRQTFKASGIGTIAGSYVLDGKFQRNCSCRVKRDGEQIFEGPLASLKRFKDDVKEVAAGYECGLVFEKFNDLQEDDEIEAYIMVEVPR, from the coding sequence ATGAGAGTAAGTGAACTGGCAAATGAACTGGGCAAGACCAGTAAGGAGATATTGGAAATTATTAAGACGAAGGATAAATCAGCTGTATTGTATGCGGCATCGAATGTGACAAAGGATCAGGAGAATATTGTACGCTCTTTTGCAAATCCTAAGAGGGACGCAAAACCTGCCGCACCGGAGCACAGGACTGAGGCTCCTAAAACAGAGGCTTCCAGGACGGAAGCTCCAAGGACGGAAGCGCCTAAGACAGAGGCTCCTAAGGCGGAGGCTGCCAGGAACCAGGACGGCGGGTCAAGGGGTGAACCGGCTAAGAAGAAGCTGACGGCCGTGTTCCGTCCTCAGAACGCCCAGCAGCAGATTAAGCGTCCGGTTCCTCCGAAGCCACAGGGAGGAAAACAGGGCCATACGGCTCCTGCCCCGGCCGCAGCGCCTCAGGCCGTACATCCGGCACCCCAGGCAGCTTTGGCAGAGTCTGCAAAACCACAGGTTCAGGCTCAGTCAGCGGATACGGTTTCAGAGAGAACCGCAGCGCCTCAGCCAACCCAGGCACCACAGGCCGGAGTTCAGGCGGGAGCCCCGGGAACTGCCCAGGACAGCCGTGATACAGCCAGGAGCCAGGGAGGCTACCAGGGCAGCCGCGACAATAACAGAAGTCAGGGAGGCTACCAGGGCAGCCGCGACAACAACCGCGGCCAGGGAGGCTATCAGGGAGGCCAGGGGGGCTACCAGGGCAGCCGCGACAATAACAGGAGCCAGGGAGGCTGCCAGGGCAGCCGCGACAACAACCGCGGCCAGGGAGGCTATCAGGGAGGCCAGGGAGGCTGCCAGGGCAGCCGTGACAACAACAGAAGCCAGGGCGGCTATCAGGGAGGCCAGGGAGGCTACCAGGGCAGCCGTGACAATAACAGGAGCCAGGGCGGCTATCAGGGAGGCCAGGGAGGCTACCAGGGCAGCCGCGACAACAACAGGCCCCAGGGAGGCGGCTATCAGGGCAGCAGGAGCCAGGGCGGCTATCAGGGAGGCCAGGGAGGCTACCAGGGCAGCCGTGACAACAACAGGCCCCAGGGAGGCGGCTATCAGGGCAGCAGAAGCCAGGGCAGCTATCAGGGAGGCCAGGGAGGCTACCAGGGCAGCCGTGACAACAACAGGCCCCAGGGAGGCGGCTATCAGGGCAGCAGGAGCCAGGGCAGCTATCAGGGAGGCCAGGGAGGTTACCAGGGCAGCCGCGACAGCAACAGGCCGGGGGGAGGCTACCAGGGCAACCGCGACGGCGCAAGGCCCCAGGGCGGTTATGGAAACAGGTCCCAGGGCGGCTACGGCGCAAGAACTCAGGGAGGCTATCAGGGCCGTCCGGGAGATGACAAGGATGCAAGGGACAACAGAGGCAGGACTGACAGCCGACGCCCAGCAGGGGCCAGGGACGGGAAGTCATCCTTTGACACCCCAATCCAGACAAAGCCAAGCAGCAACCGCCAGAATAAGAATGCCCATAAGAATGCCAGATTTGATAAGCGCGACAGGCTGGAGGACGGCAAGAAGAAAGTTCCGAAGACAGGAAAGGGAGCATTTATCATGCCTCAGCCTAAGAAGGAGGAGTCTAAGGCGGATGAGGTGAAAACCATCACTCTTCCCGATGTACTCACCATCAAGGAGCTGGCAGAGAAGATGAAGCTTCAGCCATCTGTCATTGTAAAGAAGCTGTTTTTAAAGGGCCAGGTAGTGACCCTGAACCAGGAAATCGATTATGAGCAGGCAGAAGAGATTGCCATGGAATTCGATGTCCTGTGTGAAAAGGAAGTAAAGGTTGATGTCATAGCGGAGCTTTTGAAGGAAGATGAAGAGAGCACCGAGGACATGGTTCCCAGGTCACCGGTTGTGTGCGTTATGGGCCACGTTGACCACGGTAAAACTTCCCTTTTGGACGCTATCCGGGAGACAAACGTGACTGCAAGAGAGGCAGGCGGCATCACCCAGCATATCGGTGCCTCTGTCATCGAGATAAACGACCGAAAGATTACGTTCCTGGATACGCCGGGCCATGAGGCGTTCACGGCCATGCGTATGAGGGGAGCACAGTCCACTGACATTGCCATCCTGGTAGTGGCCGCGGATGACGGCGTAATGCCTCAGACCGTTGAGGCTATCAACCACGCAAAGGCGGCCAATGTGGAAATCATTGTGGCCATCAACAAGATTGATAAGCCAAGCGCCAACGTGGATAAAGTAAAGCAGGAGCTGGCTGAATACGAGCTGATTCCCGAGGATTGGGGCGGCAGCACCATCTTCGTACCTGTCTCAGCCCATACAAAAGAGGGTATCAAGGACCTGCTGGAAATGGTTCTTCTGACCGCGGACGTGCTTGAACTGAAGGCTAACCCCAACCGTAAGGGCAGGGGCCTTGTAATCGAGGCAGAGCTGGATAAGGGCAAGGGACCTGTTGCCACGGTTCTGGTACAGAAAGGCACCTTAAGAGTAGGCGAGACCATTGCGGCCGGCGCGTGCTTCGGCAAGATTCGTGCCATGATGGACGACAGGGGCCGCCGCGTGAAGGAGGCAGGGCCGTCCACACCGGTGGAAATCCTGGGCCTTAACGATGTGCCCAATGCCGGTGAGGTATTTGTGGCAACTGAAAACGAGAAGGAAGCAAGAAACTTTGCTGAGACATTTATCTCAGAAGGAAAGAGTAAACTGATAGAGGATACCAAGGCAAAACTGTCTCTGGATGATCTGTTCAGCCAGATTCAGGCCGGCAATGTAAAGGAACTGCCGATTATCGTAAAGGCCGACGTACAGGGCTCCGTGGAGGCTGTAAAGCAGAGCCTTACCAAGCTCTCCAACGAGGAGGTCATGGTAAAGGTGATCCACGGCGGCGTAGGCGCCATCAACGAGTCCGACGTTTCCCTGGCATCCGCATCCAACGCAATCATCATTGGCTTCAACATCCGTCCGGACGCGACCGCCAAGTCCATTGCGGAGCGTGAGAAGGTGGATATCCGTCTGTACAAGGTTATCTATCAGGCCATCGAGGATGTGGAGGCAGCCATGAAGGGCATGCTGGATCCTGTATTCGAGGAAAAGATTATCGGCCACGCAGTGATCCGCCAGACCTTTAAGGCGTCCGGCATCGGAACCATTGCAGGCTCCTATGTATTGGACGGCAAATTCCAGAGAAACTGCAGCTGCCGTGTCAAGAGAGACGGAGAGCAGATTTTTGAAGGACCGCTGGCTTCCCTCAAGCGTTTCAAGGACGATGTAAAGGAAGTGGCGGCAGGATACGAGTGCGGCCTTGTATTTGAGAAGTTTAATGATCTTCAGGAAGATGATGAGATCGAGGCTTACATCATGGTGGAAGTACCGAGATAG